A window from Kovacikia minuta CCNUW1 encodes these proteins:
- a CDS encoding DICT sensory domain-containing protein, whose protein sequence is MSNPTSVLEDLLRELPDLRTQIYFKSSLTALSHAMEDQVLAGVNTSLVIASFQRERFYRQEAHRYLRISERAEQVYVLAAPETDFANRSSQYETVAFEPRDTLAQEWHLVVVGPRYAACLICKERQTSTGESATPLATDQARRFEGVWTFDRRTVCKAAELLLDRILVYRPELKHKITHAKAGLSTEVRTGFNNLDPEPFAERLVTYLQAGQYKLLKAYRSIAAQERKERLVNSITAAIRRSLNPDEIFKVAVQELGQALRVCRCLIYRCKETDTSVTIQHEYLGAAVDSLVGQEWPLQHNPLFQEVLQRQERVYVDDTHADPWLLENNQQISAQRLRSSSAGISLVQHWQIQSWLMVPVIHQSRLLGIVELHNCRATLHEWTDAELDLVEAIATQVGVALIQAEAYANLEDLNQQLEALDRTRANLIAITGHELRTPLSTIQVCLESLASEPDMPTELRQVMLNTALSDGERMRKLIQDFLTLSELESGRVKWHLEALPLKECVDLALSSMRARQLHNELPKIVANVSPDLPLVQTDGEWVVEILSKLLDNACKFTNPNGQVTIRANPNGNQMLEVTVADTGRGIESKRLETVFDRFYQEEGALRRTTGGTGLGLAICRQIVTGLGGRIWAESDGKDKGSEFHFTIPISQNESNKQPVTPAKKTRSRGARG, encoded by the coding sequence ATGAGCAACCCCACTTCCGTTCTGGAAGATCTGCTGCGAGAACTGCCCGACCTGAGAACCCAAATTTACTTCAAGTCTTCCCTAACTGCCCTTTCCCATGCGATGGAAGACCAGGTCTTGGCTGGGGTCAACACGTCGCTAGTCATCGCCAGCTTTCAACGAGAACGCTTTTATCGCCAAGAAGCCCATCGCTATCTGCGCATTTCAGAACGGGCAGAGCAGGTTTATGTTCTCGCTGCTCCAGAAACAGATTTTGCCAATCGCTCCAGCCAATATGAGACGGTTGCATTTGAGCCGAGAGACACCCTGGCGCAGGAGTGGCATCTTGTTGTCGTTGGACCTCGTTATGCTGCCTGTCTCATCTGTAAGGAGCGGCAAACCTCCACAGGTGAGTCTGCAACACCTCTGGCAACAGATCAGGCACGGCGATTTGAGGGAGTCTGGACCTTCGATCGGCGCACCGTTTGCAAAGCGGCAGAACTCTTACTTGATCGAATTCTGGTCTACCGTCCAGAGTTGAAGCATAAGATTACTCACGCGAAGGCAGGGCTTTCGACCGAGGTTCGCACCGGGTTCAACAACCTCGATCCGGAACCTTTTGCAGAACGATTGGTTACCTACCTGCAAGCGGGACAATATAAGTTGCTCAAGGCATATCGATCGATCGCCGCCCAGGAGCGCAAGGAACGTCTGGTCAACTCAATTACCGCTGCCATTCGCCGCTCCCTGAATCCCGATGAAATTTTTAAGGTTGCTGTGCAGGAATTGGGGCAGGCATTGCGAGTCTGTCGGTGTTTGATCTATCGCTGCAAGGAAACAGACACCAGTGTCACGATTCAACATGAATATTTAGGGGCAGCGGTTGATTCCCTCGTGGGACAGGAGTGGCCCTTACAACATAACCCCCTATTTCAAGAAGTTTTGCAACGGCAAGAACGGGTATATGTGGATGATACCCATGCCGATCCCTGGCTCCTGGAGAACAATCAACAGATTTCAGCACAGCGTCTCCGGAGTAGTTCTGCGGGGATATCGCTGGTTCAGCACTGGCAAATTCAATCCTGGTTAATGGTTCCCGTTATTCACCAAAGCCGATTGCTGGGCATTGTGGAATTGCACAATTGCCGGGCAACCCTGCACGAGTGGACAGATGCCGAACTAGATTTGGTGGAAGCGATCGCTACCCAGGTTGGGGTAGCCCTGATCCAGGCTGAAGCCTACGCCAACCTGGAAGACTTAAACCAGCAACTCGAAGCCCTCGATCGAACCCGTGCCAACCTGATCGCCATTACAGGACACGAACTACGAACGCCCCTCTCCACAATTCAGGTGTGTCTGGAAAGCCTTGCAAGCGAACCCGACATGCCAACTGAATTACGCCAGGTGATGCTCAACACCGCTTTGTCCGATGGCGAACGGATGCGGAAGCTAATCCAGGACTTTTTAACCCTGTCAGAACTAGAAAGTGGACGGGTCAAGTGGCATCTCGAAGCCCTACCCTTGAAGGAATGTGTTGACCTGGCACTGAGCAGTATGCGCGCCCGCCAACTGCACAACGAACTTCCCAAAATCGTCGCCAATGTATCGCCAGACCTACCCCTGGTTCAAACTGATGGGGAGTGGGTGGTTGAAATTCTCTCTAAGCTGTTAGACAACGCCTGCAAGTTTACCAATCCAAATGGGCAGGTGACGATTCGAGCCAATCCAAATGGCAACCAAATGCTGGAGGTGACCGTTGCCGATACCGGTCGTGGGATTGAATCCAAGCGGTTAGAAACCGTATTCGATCGCTTTTACCAGGAAGAAGGCGCTCTCCGCAGAACGACAGGAGGCACGGGGCTGGGGCTGGCGATCTGCCGCCAAATTGTTACCGGCTTAGGCGGCAGAATTTGGGCAGAATCTGATGGTAAAGATAAGGGCAGCGAGTTTCACTTCACCATCCCGATTTCTCAGAACGAGAGCAACAAGCAGCCCGTAACACCGGCAAAAAAGACCAGGAGTCGAGGGGCCAGGGGTTAG
- a CDS encoding DUF2382 domain-containing protein translates to MALHKIKDFDPDYRQHFDDNDVIGYALYSGDDKLGSVDDILVDDGGNFRYLVVNTGLWILGKKVLLPIGRARISHPDHRIYVSGLSKEQVENMPAYDSNAVVDYDHEERIRETYRPVGIPGEVPVDSGTSVNSTADDRTIDRTADRAADRPIGRADYDRSSYSYDRDPALYEVNDRDHQNLRLYQERLIANRTRQKTGEVSIGKHVETETQRVSVPVEKERVVVERTNPTDIGRAVAPGEASFHEGEVARVEVYEETPDIRKEAFVREEVNVRKEVDRDTVDAEEQLRREELDIDTKGRPVVNKRPNERI, encoded by the coding sequence ATGGCTTTACATAAAATCAAAGATTTCGATCCAGACTACCGCCAGCACTTCGATGACAATGATGTCATCGGCTATGCCCTTTACTCTGGCGACGACAAACTCGGTTCTGTAGATGACATTTTGGTGGACGACGGGGGTAATTTCCGCTACCTGGTTGTCAACACCGGACTTTGGATTCTAGGCAAAAAAGTTTTGTTGCCGATTGGTCGCGCTCGCATCAGTCATCCAGATCACCGCATTTATGTTAGCGGGCTATCTAAAGAGCAGGTTGAAAATATGCCTGCCTACGATAGTAATGCGGTGGTTGACTATGACCACGAAGAAAGAATTAGAGAGACCTACCGTCCGGTTGGAATACCTGGCGAAGTTCCCGTAGATTCTGGTACTTCTGTAAATTCCACTGCTGACGATCGCACTATCGACCGTACTGCTGATCGCGCCGCTGATCGCCCGATTGGTCGTGCCGATTATGACCGCTCCAGCTATTCCTACGATCGAGACCCTGCCTTGTATGAAGTAAACGATCGGGATCATCAAAACCTCCGGCTATACCAGGAGCGCCTGATCGCCAATAGAACCCGTCAGAAAACGGGAGAAGTGTCGATCGGGAAGCACGTCGAAACGGAAACTCAACGGGTTTCTGTGCCGGTCGAAAAAGAGCGGGTGGTGGTCGAACGCACCAACCCTACCGACATTGGTCGAGCAGTAGCCCCCGGCGAAGCATCGTTCCATGAAGGCGAGGTTGCCAGAGTGGAAGTTTACGAAGAAACCCCCGACATTCGTAAAGAAGCGTTCGTTCGGGAAGAAGTCAACGTTAGGAAGGAAGTCGATCGCGACACCGTTGATGCGGAAGAACAACTCCGCCGAGAAGAACTGGACATCGACACAAAAGGTCGTCCCGTCGTCAACAAAAGACCCAATGAACGGATCTAA
- the metG gene encoding methionine--tRNA ligase has translation MDFRTTDNNRFTVTTPLYYVNDLPHVGSAYTTIAADVLARFHRLQGKSVLLVTGTDEHGQKIQRTAEGLGRTPQAHCDQVVAGFEALWHQLDIKYDRFIRTTNPRHEAIVKEFFQRVWERGDIFLGQQKGWYCVSCEEFKEERELLEEHRCPLHPNRETEWRDEQNYFFRLSNYQERLQAFYAEHPGFIQPEIRRNEVLSFVNQGLQDFSISRVNLDWGIPLPTDPSHTLYVWFDALLGYVTALLEPEQEPTLENALAHWWPINLHLIGKDILRFHAVYWPAMLMSAELPIPNCVFGHGFLTKDGQKMGKTLGNVLDPVELVNRYSSDAIRYYFFKEIEFGRDGDFNETRFVNILNADLANDLGNLLNRTLKMVHKYYGAQLPAIPEEGSLAENSLIGAGRELGDRVGDAYRSLAFSEACEAILTLVRMGNKFIDEQAPWSLYKQGRHSEVEQVLYTVLETVRLAAYLLSPITPDLSTAIYTQLGFKINFNDQTLIHVSAPFSAHSRWGILSPSQELGEPQPVFQRLELLEVVSL, from the coding sequence ATGGATTTTAGGACAACCGATAACAATCGATTTACCGTCACAACCCCGCTTTATTATGTAAACGATTTGCCCCACGTTGGTAGCGCTTATACCACGATCGCAGCGGACGTTTTGGCTCGTTTTCATCGACTTCAGGGAAAGTCTGTGCTATTAGTCACAGGCACCGACGAGCATGGACAAAAGATTCAGCGTACCGCTGAGGGGTTAGGACGCACACCCCAAGCGCATTGCGATCAGGTCGTTGCTGGGTTTGAGGCGCTCTGGCACCAGTTGGATATTAAATACGATCGCTTCATTCGTACAACCAACCCCCGCCACGAGGCAATTGTGAAGGAATTTTTCCAGCGGGTCTGGGAGCGGGGGGATATTTTTCTGGGTCAGCAAAAGGGCTGGTATTGTGTCTCCTGCGAGGAATTTAAAGAAGAACGAGAGTTGCTGGAAGAGCATCGCTGTCCCCTCCATCCGAATCGGGAAACAGAGTGGCGAGATGAGCAAAACTATTTCTTCCGGCTATCCAATTACCAGGAGCGCTTGCAGGCATTTTATGCGGAACACCCCGGCTTCATCCAGCCGGAGATTCGCCGGAATGAGGTGTTGAGCTTTGTTAACCAGGGGTTGCAAGACTTCTCCATTTCTCGTGTCAACCTGGACTGGGGAATTCCGCTACCCACTGATCCCAGCCATACTCTTTACGTCTGGTTCGATGCCCTACTGGGTTATGTAACGGCTCTTCTAGAACCGGAGCAGGAACCGACCCTGGAAAATGCCCTGGCCCATTGGTGGCCCATCAATCTACACCTGATTGGTAAGGATATTCTGCGGTTTCATGCCGTATACTGGCCTGCAATGCTAATGTCAGCAGAATTACCGATCCCCAATTGTGTTTTTGGACACGGCTTTTTGACTAAGGATGGTCAAAAAATGGGGAAGACGCTCGGTAATGTTCTCGATCCGGTTGAGCTGGTAAACCGCTATAGCTCAGACGCCATTCGTTACTATTTCTTCAAAGAAATTGAGTTTGGCAGGGATGGGGACTTTAACGAAACCCGGTTCGTTAATATCTTGAACGCAGATTTAGCCAATGATTTGGGGAATCTGCTCAACCGGACGCTAAAGATGGTGCATAAATACTACGGTGCTCAGCTACCAGCCATTCCTGAGGAAGGTTCCCTGGCAGAGAATTCATTGATAGGGGCAGGTCGGGAACTGGGCGATCGTGTTGGGGACGCCTATCGTTCCCTTGCATTCAGTGAAGCTTGTGAAGCCATTCTGACCCTGGTCAGGATGGGGAATAAGTTCATTGATGAGCAGGCACCCTGGTCCCTCTATAAGCAGGGACGGCATTCGGAAGTTGAGCAGGTTTTATACACTGTACTGGAGACAGTCAGGCTGGCAGCTTACCTTTTGTCCCCCATTACCCCCGATCTCAGTACCGCGATTTACACACAGTTAGGGTTCAAAATTAACTTTAATGACCAGACCTTAATTCATGTTTCGGCTCCGTTCTCAGCCCATTCCCGCTGGGGAATACTTTCTCCCAGTCAGGAGTTAGGCGAACCTCAACCTGTTTTTCAACGGCTAGAACTTCTTGAGGTGGTTTCTTTGTAA
- a CDS encoding D-alanyl-D-alanine carboxypeptidase: protein MLELFSSGIVSLWLTMAGVPDPVQSVSLVADQQTPWAVLPGDPDPVTQTTLNQYLQRLSGTGLSATAQGVWLQSGSTFLASNSGTTPLPAASLTKVATSLAALQTWGKDHQFETLISATGPIQNGVLQGDLVVRGGGDPLMVWEEAFAIANDLNQLGVRRVAGNLIVSGNFLMNFEPNPQKSGGLFKQALNSKTWSEEAEYQFRTLPAHTPRPQVAIDGAVQVISSGTDLLPQQTLLLRHRSLPLFHLLKLMNIYSNNVIAESLANSLGGAHKVAQKAALAANVPAEEILLRNGSGLGVENRISPRAVCGMFAALQRHLQPRNLTIADLFPIAGSDHGTIEARKIPAGSVVKTGTLNDVSALAGVLPTRDRGLVWFAIINRGTNLEGLRDQQDFLLQSLVNQWGSSPSRPIAIRPTSPIRSASASLGNTSRNEALRSALEIRMYQGN, encoded by the coding sequence TTGCTGGAACTATTTAGCTCAGGGATAGTTTCTCTCTGGCTCACAATGGCGGGTGTTCCCGATCCGGTGCAGTCAGTTAGCCTGGTAGCGGATCAGCAAACTCCCTGGGCGGTGTTACCAGGCGATCCCGATCCCGTGACTCAAACCACGCTGAACCAATACCTGCAAAGACTCTCGGGCACTGGTTTAAGTGCAACGGCTCAGGGTGTTTGGCTTCAGTCGGGTTCCACCTTTCTTGCCAGTAATTCGGGAACCACACCCCTGCCAGCAGCTTCGCTGACCAAGGTGGCAACATCCCTGGCAGCCTTGCAAACCTGGGGTAAGGATCACCAGTTTGAGACGTTAATCAGTGCTACGGGACCCATTCAGAATGGGGTGTTGCAGGGAGATTTAGTGGTGCGGGGTGGGGGTGACCCACTGATGGTGTGGGAGGAAGCGTTTGCGATCGCCAATGACTTAAACCAACTGGGTGTTCGCAGGGTGGCGGGCAACCTGATTGTCAGCGGCAACTTCTTAATGAATTTTGAGCCAAATCCCCAAAAGTCGGGAGGGTTGTTCAAGCAAGCTTTGAATTCAAAAACCTGGTCCGAGGAAGCAGAATATCAGTTCCGAACGCTTCCCGCCCATACCCCCCGTCCCCAGGTGGCGATCGATGGGGCCGTTCAGGTGATTTCCTCTGGCACGGACTTGCTACCGCAGCAGACCTTACTGCTGCGACATCGCTCCCTGCCCCTGTTCCACCTGCTGAAGTTGATGAATATTTACAGCAACAATGTGATTGCTGAATCCCTGGCAAACTCCCTGGGGGGTGCCCACAAGGTGGCCCAAAAGGCTGCGCTGGCTGCAAACGTTCCTGCGGAGGAAATTTTACTCAGGAATGGCTCTGGCTTAGGGGTGGAAAACCGGATTTCTCCTAGAGCCGTTTGCGGCATGTTTGCAGCACTTCAACGCCATCTACAACCCCGAAATTTGACGATCGCCGATCTCTTTCCAATTGCTGGCAGCGACCACGGTACGATTGAAGCCCGCAAAATTCCCGCTGGTTCAGTTGTCAAGACGGGCACATTAAACGATGTCAGTGCTCTGGCAGGGGTATTGCCGACCCGCGATCGAGGTTTGGTCTGGTTTGCCATCATCAACCGGGGCACTAACCTGGAAGGCTTACGCGACCAGCAGGACTTTTTGTTGCAATCCCTGGTGAATCAGTGGGGCAGTTCCCCTTCTCGCCCCATTGCCATTAGGCCAACATCCCCAATTCGAAGTGCCTCAGCCAGTTTGGGAAATACCAGCCGCAACGAAGCATTGCGATCGGCATTAGAGATCAGGATGTATCAGGGAAATTAA
- a CDS encoding DUF2382 domain-containing protein — protein sequence MASLGFGTSKPPDRNPSNNKTLESFEVFSESGERFGKVADVLTDRMGQACYMVINPDPTLTKHPVLLPFAQAQIDQSARRVYLKGLSQDEALNLPGYRLANASPESVRESAPLHPIEMPLEASAPLEASAPLEDRGFAKTKVSSPSTPIPPPAQAIAPDRDAIRNEQFDDFSQSAVPIPQAASKPIVQSASENLPGKTIRLLDERLVVNRTRRKVGEVIIRKEVETQIVEVPVRREKLIIEQVSPDRRQLASVDLGHTDFDGIELTQATSSTTQPGFSGEFSSVTAAHQFLTEIARHTHDNQKVQITLSDYGVGNKLSSNSTPID from the coding sequence ATGGCATCTTTAGGATTTGGCACCTCTAAACCGCCCGATCGAAATCCATCCAACAACAAAACGCTTGAGTCGTTTGAGGTATTTTCTGAATCGGGAGAGCGATTTGGAAAAGTTGCAGATGTGTTAACAGACAGAATGGGACAGGCTTGTTACATGGTGATTAACCCTGATCCCACGCTCACCAAGCATCCGGTGCTTCTACCCTTTGCCCAGGCTCAGATTGATCAGTCTGCTCGCCGAGTCTACCTCAAAGGATTGAGCCAGGATGAAGCACTCAATTTACCTGGCTATCGTTTGGCTAACGCCTCTCCAGAATCAGTGCGGGAGTCCGCTCCGCTGCACCCGATCGAAATGCCCTTGGAAGCTTCAGCACCGCTAGAAGCTTCGGCACCGCTAGAAGATCGGGGATTTGCCAAAACAAAGGTTTCTTCACCTTCCACCCCCATCCCACCTCCAGCCCAGGCGATCGCTCCAGACAGAGATGCCATCCGCAACGAGCAATTTGACGATTTTTCGCAATCCGCTGTACCGATCCCCCAGGCGGCATCCAAGCCAATCGTGCAGTCTGCCTCCGAAAACTTGCCTGGTAAAACAATTCGTCTGTTGGATGAGCGTTTGGTGGTTAACCGGACTCGACGCAAGGTGGGTGAGGTGATTATTCGCAAGGAAGTGGAAACCCAAATTGTGGAAGTTCCAGTTCGCCGAGAAAAACTTATCATTGAGCAGGTGAGTCCAGACCGAAGGCAATTGGCAAGCGTAGATTTAGGACACACCGACTTCGATGGAATTGAACTCACTCAAGCTACCAGTTCCACCACTCAACCTGGCTTCAGTGGCGAATTTAGTTCGGTGACAGCCGCCCATCAATTTCTAACGGAAATTGCCCGTCACACCCACGACAACCAAAAAGTGCAGATTACATTATCGGATTACGGAGTCGGGAATAAACTCAGTTCTAACTCGACCCCCATTGACTAA
- the lptC gene encoding LPS export ABC transporter periplasmic protein LptC, producing MTAGACRERNRAAERIAKDSQQIQDFDNSLTFNDLTLEGFDKQGKRRWKVKSKQASYSKDKKTARIQQPAGELYQDGKAIVQVRAQSGEVKQDGENVFLRGQILAKDLRNGLILQGNELEWQPRNDLLIVRNNATALYQETRVSANTGQYFTRKKRLELKDRVVANSKKPDVQFRSDQVVWLVDQKKLISDRPLQIDRSLPGKPAPDRATSAAGEVNLGTKIATLKQNTQITLSDPPVQVSSNSLVWNLATRTIVSDQPVTLVNQKQRVTLTGDRGQVNTQTQIANLDGNVRGIGTRNQSQLSSDHLTYNLGTQQFLAEGGVNYRQANPPFNLVGPRATGKVGDQTVLVNGGRVRTEFIPDSVIR from the coding sequence CTGACAGCAGGTGCTTGCCGTGAACGAAACCGCGCCGCTGAGAGGATTGCGAAGGACAGTCAACAGATCCAGGATTTTGATAACAGCCTGACGTTTAATGATTTGACATTGGAAGGGTTTGATAAGCAGGGCAAGCGCCGCTGGAAGGTGAAGTCGAAGCAGGCAAGTTACAGCAAGGACAAAAAGACTGCCAGAATTCAACAACCTGCGGGTGAACTGTATCAGGATGGCAAGGCGATCGTGCAGGTGCGCGCCCAAAGTGGTGAGGTCAAGCAGGATGGGGAGAATGTTTTCCTGCGCGGGCAAATTCTGGCAAAGGATTTACGGAATGGCTTAATTTTGCAAGGCAATGAGTTGGAATGGCAGCCCAGAAATGATCTGTTGATTGTGCGAAATAATGCAACAGCGTTGTATCAGGAGACCAGAGTTTCGGCAAACACAGGGCAATATTTCACCCGGAAAAAGCGCCTGGAGTTGAAGGATCGGGTCGTTGCCAATTCGAAAAAGCCCGATGTGCAGTTTCGCTCCGATCAGGTGGTCTGGTTGGTGGATCAGAAGAAGTTGATCAGCGATCGCCCCCTCCAAATTGACCGTTCTCTGCCTGGAAAACCCGCCCCCGATCGGGCAACTTCAGCTGCGGGAGAGGTAAATCTAGGTACAAAAATAGCCACCCTGAAGCAAAATACCCAGATTACGTTGAGCGATCCCCCTGTTCAGGTATCCAGTAACTCGCTGGTTTGGAATCTGGCGACCAGAACCATTGTTTCTGACCAGCCCGTCACCCTGGTTAACCAGAAGCAACGGGTGACTCTGACGGGCGATCGGGGTCAGGTCAATACCCAAACCCAAATTGCAAACCTGGATGGAAATGTGCGGGGCATTGGCACCCGCAATCAGTCCCAGCTTTCCTCTGATCACCTGACCTACAATCTGGGAACGCAACAGTTTCTGGCGGAGGGCGGTGTCAACTATCGGCAGGCAAATCCCCCGTTTAATTTAGTGGGTCCCCGGGCAACGGGCAAAGTTGGGGATCAAACGGTATTAGTCAATGGGGGTCGAGTTAGAACTGAGTTTATTCCCGACTCCGTAATCCGATAA
- a CDS encoding alpha/beta fold hydrolase, translating to MDGTGQLLRVQTAGLEMAFDVRCLAIPANDLNRWEILTAQVVALIETEIAKSPKRLVYLCGESFGGCLALKVALAAPHLFDRMILINPASSFSSRPWIAWGAQVGRWLPEPFFRLTSEALMPLLGNMEQISADDRQAFWQAVQSVPQETTLWRLSLLSEFTFSNAQLRQLNQPTLLLASARDRLLPSLDEVLRLVKQIPKAKMVVLPNSGHACLLESDVNLYEILKQQGFC from the coding sequence ATGGATGGAACTGGTCAGCTTCTTAGAGTCCAAACTGCTGGACTGGAAATGGCATTTGATGTCCGCTGTCTAGCGATCCCCGCTAATGACTTGAATAGATGGGAGATCTTGACGGCACAGGTGGTGGCGTTGATTGAAACTGAGATCGCTAAATCGCCTAAGCGCCTGGTTTACCTGTGTGGTGAGTCGTTTGGGGGATGTTTGGCGCTGAAGGTAGCCCTCGCTGCACCCCACCTATTTGATCGAATGATACTGATTAATCCTGCTTCATCCTTCAGCAGCAGACCGTGGATTGCCTGGGGAGCACAGGTTGGTCGCTGGTTACCCGAACCATTTTTTCGATTGACCTCGGAAGCCCTGATGCCACTGTTGGGAAATATGGAGCAAATCTCAGCAGACGATCGCCAGGCCTTCTGGCAAGCGGTGCAATCGGTTCCGCAGGAAACAACCCTGTGGCGGTTATCACTTTTAAGTGAGTTCACCTTTTCTAATGCTCAACTGCGCCAACTCAACCAACCAACCTTGCTCCTTGCCAGTGCCCGCGATCGCCTGCTGCCCTCCCTGGATGAGGTTCTCCGCTTGGTTAAACAGATCCCTAAAGCCAAGATGGTCGTGTTGCCAAACAGTGGGCATGCCTGTTTGTTGGAGTCGGATGTTAATCTCTATGAAATTTTGAAGCAGCAAGGCTTTTGTTAG
- a CDS encoding LabA-like NYN domain-containing protein, translating to MLNSNIETESVFTQEQVLENRGRVAIFIDGSNLFYAALQLGIEIDYTKLLCRLTAGSRLLRSFFYTGVDRTNEKQQGFLLWMRRNGYRVISKDLVQLPDGSKKANLDVEIAVDMMSLVGSYDTAVLVSGDGDLAYAVNAVSYRGVRVEVVSLRSMTSDSLINVADRYIDLDGIKEDIQKTPRSYTYRPLSSIGLMDEDEG from the coding sequence ATGTTAAATAGCAACATAGAAACCGAATCTGTTTTTACCCAAGAGCAGGTGCTCGAAAACCGGGGCAGGGTTGCCATTTTTATTGATGGTTCCAATTTGTTTTATGCGGCTCTCCAATTGGGGATCGAGATCGATTACACCAAGCTGCTTTGTCGGTTGACTGCGGGTTCCCGCCTTTTACGCTCTTTCTTCTATACGGGCGTCGATCGAACAAATGAAAAACAGCAGGGATTTTTGCTCTGGATGCGGCGCAATGGCTACCGGGTGATTTCTAAGGATTTGGTGCAGCTTCCCGACGGTTCCAAGAAAGCAAACCTGGATGTGGAAATTGCGGTGGATATGATGTCGTTGGTTGGCTCCTACGATACCGCAGTTCTGGTGAGCGGAGATGGGGATCTTGCCTACGCCGTGAATGCGGTCAGCTACCGGGGCGTGCGGGTGGAAGTGGTGAGTTTGCGCTCCATGACCAGTGATAGCTTAATTAATGTTGCCGATCGCTACATTGATCTGGATGGCATTAAAGAAGATATCCAAAAGACTCCCCGCAGCTATACCTACCGTCCTTTGTCCAGCATCGGGTTGATGGATGAGGACGAGGGCTGA
- a CDS encoding sensor histidine kinase: protein MFQTTRRQLALWYTTVTAVLLLLFATGFYWYVRDTLIERIDDTLNHVVEVVGRSLVIEPVNLHSEGGPLRVNVEASFRDNAATDEDDHIDLEWFSSTGELLWSTFAEPLALPLHPNSDGETVQVFRKAEGRGQRVKGQEIGNGGQGTGGDASITHYPSAISQTQNSNSQHSERTQNPSSSDPLILRQVTHRIEIGRQVLGYLRVSHPWFEVTKPTRQLVFDLLLWTALIVAAVGAIGWFLSGLAMEPVRESYQRLKQFTADASHELRSPIAIIQTNVQVALADPDPQPQTQAHHLRVVERLTRRLGRLVDDLLFLARQDSSMVQLQYTSVALDELLKEVIEEQQIPAKEKEIHLTLDLVEPSTHTLQGDRDQLARLMTNLVGNAVKYTPVGGQVEVELQRLGRQGTASLQIVVRDTGIGIPPEALPHLFDRFYRVDPSRSQNAATGSGLGLAIAQAIVENHHGTIHIDSTPNQGTTVTVTLPQRS from the coding sequence TTGTTCCAAACTACCCGCCGTCAACTTGCCCTCTGGTACACCACCGTTACAGCAGTGCTGCTGCTGCTGTTTGCCACTGGATTCTACTGGTATGTACGCGATACTTTAATTGAGCGGATTGATGACACATTGAACCATGTCGTAGAAGTCGTCGGGCGATCGCTGGTGATTGAACCCGTCAACCTTCATTCTGAGGGTGGCCCTTTGCGGGTCAATGTGGAAGCAAGCTTTCGAGACAATGCCGCTACAGACGAAGATGATCATATTGACCTGGAATGGTTCAGTTCAACTGGAGAACTGCTCTGGTCTACCTTTGCCGAGCCGCTTGCGTTGCCACTGCATCCAAACAGTGATGGAGAAACCGTCCAGGTGTTTAGGAAGGCAGAGGGCAGAGGGCAAAGGGTAAAAGGGCAGGAGATAGGGAACGGGGGACAGGGGACAGGGGGAGATGCATCCATTACCCATTACCCGTCAGCTATTTCCCAAACTCAGAATTCTAACAGTCAACATTCAGAACGAACTCAAAACCCTTCTTCCTCTGATCCGCTGATCTTGCGGCAGGTGACGCATCGCATCGAAATTGGGCGTCAGGTGCTGGGTTACTTGCGCGTTAGTCATCCCTGGTTTGAAGTGACTAAGCCAACCCGTCAGTTGGTTTTTGACCTGCTGTTGTGGACTGCATTAATTGTGGCAGCAGTGGGGGCGATCGGCTGGTTCCTTTCAGGGCTGGCAATGGAGCCGGTACGGGAGTCCTATCAACGGCTCAAACAATTTACTGCTGATGCTTCCCACGAGCTACGGAGTCCGATTGCAATTATCCAGACCAACGTGCAGGTTGCCTTAGCTGATCCCGATCCGCAGCCCCAAACCCAAGCACACCACCTGCGGGTAGTAGAACGCCTGACTCGACGACTGGGGCGGCTAGTGGATGACCTACTCTTCCTGGCCAGACAGGACAGCAGTATGGTGCAGTTGCAATACACCTCAGTGGCCCTGGATGAACTGCTCAAGGAAGTGATTGAAGAACAGCAAATTCCTGCAAAGGAAAAAGAAATTCATCTGACGTTAGATCTGGTGGAACCGTCTACCCATACTCTTCAGGGCGATCGGGATCAACTGGCTCGCCTGATGACGAATCTAGTCGGTAATGCCGTCAAGTACACCCCCGTTGGAGGGCAGGTTGAGGTTGAGCTACAGAGACTTGGACGCCAGGGAACTGCCTCGCTTCAGATTGTTGTCAGAGACACAGGAATTGGAATTCCACCCGAAGCGTTGCCCCATTTGTTCGATCGGTTTTACCGGGTTGATCCTTCCCGTAGCCAAAACGCAGCAACGGGATCAGGTTTGGGGTTAGCGATCGCCCAGGCGATCGTCGAAAACCACCACGGCACCATCCACATCGACAGCACTCCCAATCAGGGCACAACGGTCACTGTTACCCTGCCCCAACGAAGCTAA